The Aedes aegypti strain LVP_AGWG chromosome 3, AaegL5.0 Primary Assembly, whole genome shotgun sequence genome contains a region encoding:
- the LOC23687563 gene encoding uncharacterized protein LOC23687563 produces MKMLLMIHLKIPLASLRQFIDSNRIYSGDKTYDERVFSKFHNSARKIPQVVFALIGLETILLSIPSSARKAVFKLPHQLIGAGKHVSFLVNLLYFGRLPLGMCPRFFTNLGSLGALLMGMRAKLKILAHRYQQTFAHLGLDEKQYFAYMKLEMREIMDQQLEFWRNLNILKDMVGKAFCLVHYFSIYAIGTMLYVSKIMGLNATSVMLVASTAWLLLEYYVWCRLVESLKEEAELVALDIFEICCLMPYNREHAVQYTQQRTSLMISWISMNNGLTMDCLGLFQISTIGFVELLNVVYTVVTFLINVN; encoded by the exons ATGAAGATGTTGCTTATGATTCATCTGAAGATCCCGCTCGCATCGTTAAGACAGTTCATCGACAGCAACCGAATCTACTCTGGAGATAAAACCTACGATGAGCGCGTGTTCAGCAAGTTCCACAATTCGGCTCGAAAGATCCCACAAGTCGTATTTGCGCTAATAGGCCTTGAAACCATTTTGTTATCAATTCCGAGCAGTGCTCGGAAAGCAGTTTTCAAACTGCCTCATCAACTGATTGGAGCTGGAAAACACGTGTCGTTTTTGGTAAATTTATTGTACTTCGGACGCTTACCGCTAGGAATGTGCCCAAGATTTTTCACCAATTTGGGGAGCCTTGGAGCGTTGCTCATGGGAATGCGGGCGAAGTTAAAAATACTGGCACATCGTTATCAGCAGACGTTTGCTCATCTTGGGCTAGATGAAAAGCAATACTTTGCATACATGAAGCTGGAGATGCGCGAAATCATGGACCAACAGCTAGAGTTTTGGAG GAATTTGAACATCCTGAAGGATATGGTTGGGAAAGCGTTCTGCCTGGTCCATTACTTTTCAATCTATGCCATCGGTACAATGCTATACGTGTCTAAGATTATGGGCCTCAACGCAACGTCTGTAATGCTCGTGGCCTCCACTGCTTGGCTGCTGTTGGAATACTACGTATGGTGTCGTCTGGTGGAATCACTTAAGGAAGAG GCTGAATTAGTTGCGCTCGATATCTTCGAAATTTGCTGTTTGATGCCCTACAATAGAGAACATGCTGTACAATATACTCAGCAGAGAACTTCTCTGATGATATCGTGGATCAGCATGAACAATGGTTTGACTATGGACTGTCTGGGATTGTTTCAGATATCGACAATTGGTTTCGTTGAACTGTTAAATGTTGTTTACACGGTGGTGACATTTTTGATCAATGTGAACTGA